The following are encoded in a window of Natronoarchaeum philippinense genomic DNA:
- the sod gene encoding superoxide dismutase, with product MSDYELPPLPYDYDALEPHISEQVLTWHHDTHHQGYVNGWNSAEETLAENREEGDFSSSAGAIRDVTHNGSGHVLHDLFWQSMSPEGGDAPEGDLADRIEEDFGSYEAWKGEFEAAASAAGGWALLVYDSHSNQLRNVVVDKHDQGALWGSHPILALDVWEHSYYHDYGPARGEFVDNFFEVVDWDEPSARYEQAVEQFE from the coding sequence ATGAGCGATTACGAACTTCCGCCGCTTCCGTACGACTACGACGCGCTCGAACCGCACATCTCCGAGCAGGTACTGACCTGGCATCACGACACCCACCATCAGGGCTACGTCAACGGCTGGAACTCCGCCGAGGAGACCCTCGCCGAGAACCGCGAGGAGGGCGACTTCTCGTCGTCTGCCGGCGCCATCCGCGACGTGACCCACAACGGCAGCGGGCACGTCCTTCACGACCTCTTCTGGCAGTCGATGAGCCCCGAGGGCGGCGACGCGCCCGAGGGCGACCTCGCCGACCGCATCGAGGAGGACTTCGGCTCCTACGAGGCGTGGAAGGGCGAGTTCGAGGCCGCAGCCTCTGCAGCCGGCGGCTGGGCGCTGCTGGTCTACGACTCCCACAGCAACCAGCTTCGCAACGTCGTCGTCGACAAGCACGACCAAGGCGCTCTCTGGGGCAGCCACCCGATTCTGGCGCTCGACGTCTGGGAGCACTCCTACTACCACGACTACGGCCCGGCCCGCGGCGAGTTCGTCGACAACTTCTTCGAGGTCGTCGACTGGGACGAGCCCTCGGCTCGCTACGAGCAGGCCGTCGAGCAGTTCGAGTAG
- a CDS encoding winged helix-turn-helix domain-containing protein, producing MSQFDRAASAEPDVESDDEAAPAARTESELLPAEVFSILGNDTRVDILRGLLELDADERPVSFTDLFEQVDVEDSANFSYHLRQLTGHFIKQSDAGYEFRYPGRKVVSSIFTGTLTERTQLGFFPVDGACYDCEGDLHGWYVDDTLTIGCTDCGAVQVSYPFPSGGLDDRTTDDLLEAFHHYVRHHYCLAADGVCPECTGAIETSLVRDPDEEDLDVAVEHVCQRCQYRLQSTVGVTLLDHAETLVFHANRGVDLNTEPFWNFDWCVSDHRTTVVSEDPLRVEVAIPCSGDELEVRIDDSVSVVETAVHE from the coding sequence ATGAGTCAGTTCGATCGGGCCGCCAGCGCCGAGCCGGACGTGGAGTCGGACGACGAGGCAGCGCCCGCCGCCCGGACCGAGTCCGAACTGCTGCCCGCCGAGGTCTTTTCGATTCTCGGGAACGACACGCGCGTCGACATCCTCCGCGGGCTGCTCGAACTCGATGCCGACGAGCGCCCGGTCAGCTTCACCGACCTCTTCGAGCAGGTCGATGTCGAGGACAGCGCGAACTTCAGCTACCACCTCCGACAGCTCACCGGCCACTTCATCAAGCAAAGCGACGCCGGCTACGAGTTCCGATACCCCGGCCGGAAGGTCGTCAGCTCGATCTTCACGGGCACGCTGACCGAGCGCACGCAACTGGGATTCTTCCCCGTCGACGGCGCGTGCTACGACTGCGAGGGCGACCTCCACGGCTGGTACGTCGACGACACGCTCACGATCGGCTGTACCGACTGCGGCGCCGTACAGGTGAGCTACCCGTTCCCCTCGGGCGGGCTCGACGACCGAACGACCGACGACCTGCTCGAAGCGTTCCACCACTACGTTCGCCATCACTACTGTCTGGCCGCCGACGGCGTCTGCCCGGAGTGTACGGGCGCAATCGAGACAAGCCTCGTGCGCGACCCCGACGAGGAAGACTTGGATGTCGCCGTCGAACACGTCTGCCAGCGCTGCCAGTACCGACTGCAATCGACCGTCGGCGTCACGCTGTTAGACCACGCCGAAACGCTCGTCTTTCACGCCAACCGCGGCGTCGACCTGAACACCGAGCCGTTCTGGAACTTCGACTGGTGCGTGAGCGATCACCGGACGACCGTCGTTTCGGAGGACCCGCTTCGAGTCGAGGTGGCGATCCCCTGCAGCGGCGACGAACTGGAAGTGCGTATCGACGACTCCGTGTCCGTGGTCGAGACAGCCGTGCACGAGTGA
- a CDS encoding ADP-dependent glucokinase/phosphofructokinase, translating to MAYNRSRLDADVKALAGLPVFVAYNANVDGIVRVDAELGAALDRPTEPGERAPPSRLASKRDLATAITHTMATGQGDEVAMTDAFAAALEADLEPDSQQLGGQTGIMTNLVAALGAAPIAYTYLLSERQRALFEHPEAIRYPAVEDGAVQFVPLREAPVADRTKLNWVFEFGAGDQLFGVRASEDTRFIAASRPPEFDLTAGDLDAHVDQVGEVVEGALLAGYHNLTPDHVEGSYDERLRHARDVLRRFRSGDDPKVHIEYATTHDDDLRASIYEWILPEANVVGTDTRELALLCDDADLDLADDEPTEETPFETGEILAHYRMLAALREELGVECIRVHAMEYHLAVLDSYLTPAAVRRGLEFAAVNAAAKAHHGDITAPDDLDAGLQYDRSDAGAAAIERLADHLDETVDDGTLCTPSVVACPNRVVDEPAGTVGIGDVVSASSFVLELAAAAERGDADA from the coding sequence GTGGCATACAATCGCTCACGGCTGGACGCCGACGTGAAAGCGCTTGCCGGACTTCCCGTATTCGTGGCGTACAACGCGAACGTCGACGGGATCGTGCGTGTCGACGCCGAACTGGGGGCAGCGCTCGACCGTCCGACAGAACCCGGAGAGCGCGCACCGCCGAGTCGGTTGGCGTCGAAGCGGGATCTCGCCACCGCGATCACGCACACGATGGCGACCGGGCAGGGCGACGAAGTCGCCATGACCGACGCGTTCGCCGCGGCGCTCGAAGCCGACCTCGAACCCGACAGCCAACAGCTAGGCGGGCAGACGGGGATCATGACGAACCTCGTCGCCGCGCTGGGCGCCGCGCCGATCGCGTACACGTACCTGCTATCCGAGCGCCAGCGCGCGCTGTTCGAGCACCCCGAGGCGATCCGGTATCCGGCCGTCGAGGACGGAGCAGTGCAGTTCGTTCCCCTGCGCGAGGCCCCGGTCGCCGATCGCACGAAGCTGAACTGGGTGTTCGAGTTCGGGGCCGGCGACCAACTTTTCGGAGTGCGCGCCAGCGAGGACACTCGCTTCATCGCGGCGTCGAGACCGCCGGAGTTCGACCTGACGGCCGGCGACCTCGACGCCCACGTCGATCAGGTCGGCGAGGTGGTCGAGGGAGCTTTGCTGGCGGGGTATCACAACCTCACGCCGGATCACGTCGAGGGGAGCTACGACGAGCGGCTTCGCCACGCCCGCGACGTACTCCGGCGATTCCGTTCGGGTGACGACCCGAAAGTCCACATCGAGTACGCGACCACGCACGACGACGACCTTCGGGCGAGCATCTACGAGTGGATTCTCCCCGAAGCCAACGTCGTCGGAACGGACACGCGCGAACTCGCGCTCCTGTGTGACGACGCCGACCTCGACCTCGCCGACGACGAGCCGACCGAGGAGACGCCGTTCGAGACCGGCGAGATACTCGCCCACTACCGGATGCTCGCCGCGCTCCGCGAGGAACTGGGCGTCGAGTGCATTCGGGTCCACGCGATGGAGTACCACCTCGCCGTGCTGGACTCATATCTCACGCCGGCGGCGGTCAGGCGCGGACTGGAGTTCGCCGCCGTCAACGCCGCGGCCAAGGCCCATCACGGCGACATCACAGCGCCCGACGACCTCGACGCCGGGCTGCAGTACGACCGATCGGACGCCGGCGCAGCGGCGATCGAACGTCTCGCGGACCACCTCGACGAGACGGTCGACGACGGGACGCTCTGTACCCCCTCGGTGGTGGCCTGTCCGAATCGCGTCGTCGACGAGCCCGCGGGGACGGTCGGAATCGGCGATGTCGTGTCGGCGTCGAGCTTCGTGCTCGAACTCGCCGCCGCGGCGGAGCGAGGCGACGCCGACGCGTGA
- a CDS encoding universal stress protein — protein MSRVIDSMLLPTDGSEDALTGAKHGIALASLTGADVHVLSVEEGAAATNAVETDADLPALEAHAEAAVETVAEMAREFDETIEVTTAVRSGTPFQTIREYAHRRGVDAIAMGTKGRRGLEEVLLGSVTENVLRTARTPVLAVPPEADAAIGDVTFERFLLPTDGSEGAAIAIEWGIALAARLEASVHALYSVDTVPFLGEQAPGELPDVLEERGQAAIEGVRERAGDAGIDSSGSTAAGSPVEVIPDAASDRDVDLIVMGTHGRTGVGQWFLGSVTENVVRQTDVPVLCVPVSAAPP, from the coding sequence ATGAGCCGGGTCATCGACTCGATGCTGCTACCGACAGACGGCAGCGAGGACGCTCTCACGGGTGCGAAACACGGGATCGCGCTCGCGTCGCTGACCGGCGCGGACGTGCACGTTCTCTCCGTCGAGGAAGGGGCGGCCGCAACGAACGCGGTCGAGACGGACGCCGACCTCCCAGCGCTCGAAGCTCACGCTGAAGCCGCGGTCGAGACGGTCGCGGAGATGGCACGCGAGTTCGACGAGACGATCGAGGTGACCACGGCCGTCAGGAGCGGGACGCCGTTTCAGACGATTCGTGAGTACGCCCATCGGCGCGGGGTCGACGCCATCGCCATGGGGACGAAAGGGCGTAGAGGGCTCGAAGAGGTGTTGCTCGGGAGCGTCACCGAAAACGTCCTCCGGACCGCACGGACGCCCGTGCTGGCCGTTCCGCCGGAGGCAGACGCCGCGATCGGCGACGTGACGTTCGAGCGCTTTCTGTTGCCGACCGACGGGAGCGAGGGCGCGGCGATCGCCATCGAGTGGGGGATCGCGCTGGCGGCCCGGCTCGAAGCGTCGGTCCACGCGCTGTATTCCGTCGACACCGTTCCGTTCCTCGGAGAGCAAGCGCCCGGCGAGCTCCCCGACGTGCTCGAAGAGCGCGGACAGGCGGCGATCGAGGGGGTCAGAGAGCGCGCCGGCGACGCCGGCATCGATAGCTCCGGATCGACTGCGGCCGGGTCGCCCGTCGAAGTGATTCCCGATGCGGCGAGCGACCGCGACGTGGATCTGATCGTCATGGGAACCCACGGCCGGACGGGCGTCGGCCAGTGGTTTCTCGGTAGCGTCACCGAGAACGTCGTCCGACAGACCGACGTGCCGGTGCTCTGTGTCCCCGTGAGCGCCGCGCCGCCCTGA
- a CDS encoding glycosyltransferase — protein MHAPALPDRSVAAYAGVVESDRIERLRSRADALGDARILHVNSTATGGGVAELLRSIVPLCTDLGVETEWLVLDADDEFFEVTKAMHNGLQGDDAALTDAMQATYRAVTERNAAELDGEYDLVVLHDPQPLGMLDRLRERLPDAPIVWRCHIDLTEPSPDHLGFVAEYASRVDHAIVSRSDYAGVVDVPTSVVYPSIDPLSEKNRALDEATIAAEHDRLYPLSFDAPVVAQVSRFDPWKDQFGTLAAFRRAREEVPDLQLALAGGMAGDDPEGLAVYEQVARDALGDPDIHVLTDLPDTTINALQRGADVVVQKSLREGFGLVVSEALWKRTPVVGSTVGGIPLQIEDGKTGYLVAPDDAQAAGARIVDLLGDDERRARFGTNARERVRERFLLPRQLTELFDIFLDVLESDR, from the coding sequence ATGCACGCCCCAGCGCTCCCGGACCGATCGGTAGCCGCGTACGCCGGCGTGGTCGAGAGCGACCGCATCGAGCGACTTCGATCGCGCGCCGACGCGCTCGGGGATGCTCGAATTCTGCACGTCAACTCGACGGCGACCGGCGGCGGCGTCGCCGAGTTGCTCCGGTCGATCGTCCCGCTCTGTACCGACCTCGGCGTCGAGACGGAGTGGCTCGTGCTCGACGCCGACGACGAGTTTTTCGAGGTCACCAAAGCGATGCACAACGGGCTGCAGGGCGACGACGCCGCGCTGACCGATGCGATGCAAGCGACCTATCGCGCTGTGACCGAGCGAAACGCGGCCGAACTCGACGGCGAGTACGACCTCGTCGTGCTCCACGACCCCCAGCCGCTGGGGATGCTCGATCGACTCAGAGAGCGACTGCCGGATGCGCCGATCGTCTGGCGCTGTCACATCGACCTCACCGAGCCCTCGCCCGACCACCTCGGGTTCGTCGCCGAGTACGCGAGCAGGGTCGATCACGCGATCGTCAGCCGATCGGACTACGCGGGCGTGGTCGACGTGCCAACGAGCGTCGTCTACCCCTCGATCGACCCGCTGAGCGAGAAGAACCGGGCGCTCGACGAGGCGACGATCGCCGCCGAGCACGACCGGCTGTACCCCCTCTCCTTCGACGCGCCGGTCGTCGCGCAGGTCTCCCGGTTCGACCCGTGGAAGGATCAGTTCGGCACGCTGGCGGCGTTTCGACGGGCCCGCGAGGAGGTGCCGGACCTCCAGTTGGCGCTGGCCGGCGGGATGGCCGGCGACGACCCCGAAGGGCTGGCGGTCTACGAACAGGTGGCCAGAGACGCCCTCGGCGACCCGGACATCCACGTGCTGACCGATCTGCCCGACACGACGATCAACGCGCTGCAACGCGGTGCTGATGTCGTCGTCCAGAAGTCCCTCCGGGAGGGGTTCGGACTGGTCGTCTCGGAAGCGCTCTGGAAGCGCACGCCGGTCGTGGGCTCGACGGTCGGCGGCATCCCGCTGCAGATCGAGGACGGGAAAACTGGGTATCTCGTCGCCCCCGACGACGCGCAGGCCGCCGGCGCGCGCATCGTCGACCTCCTCGGCGACGACGAGCGCCGGGCGAGGTTCGGGACGAACGCCCGGGAGCGCGTCCGCGAGCGGTTTCTCCTGCCACGACAGCTCACGGAACTGTTCGACATTTTCCTCGACGTGCTGGAGAGCGATCGGTGA
- a CDS encoding CopG family ribbon-helix-helix protein has product MRTSFNIPDDVVEEFDRVWQEQDIDNRSRAVREAMLEYIEAHSRLEATSGTVVALLAFDYRHHDVIRDLHAIQHEFQDVILNTSHTHQGEWCLESLFCRGPAEHVRELTYQLRDFDGVRRVTVMVIRDGEG; this is encoded by the coding sequence ATGCGAACGAGTTTCAACATCCCCGACGACGTAGTCGAAGAGTTCGACCGGGTCTGGCAAGAGCAGGACATCGACAACCGGTCGCGGGCCGTCAGAGAGGCGATGTTGGAGTATATCGAAGCCCACTCCCGTCTCGAAGCGACGAGCGGCACCGTCGTCGCGCTCCTCGCGTTCGATTATCGCCACCACGACGTGATTCGAGACCTCCACGCCATCCAGCACGAGTTTCAGGACGTGATCCTCAACACCAGTCACACACACCAAGGCGAGTGGTGTCTCGAATCGCTGTTCTGTCGGGGACCAGCCGAGCACGTCCGAGAACTCACGTATCAACTCCGGGACTTCGACGGCGTTCGCCGGGTCACGGTGATGGTCATCCGGGACGGCGAAGGATGA
- a CDS encoding sulfatase family protein, with protein MTASAPNVVLIHAHDLGRYLGCYGRDIETPAIERLAAGGALFENHFVTAPQCSPSRGSFMTGRHPHVNGLMGLAHGSWELHDDELILPHYLSDAGYETHLFGLQHISQDTDRLRYDQIHSEGNLYPGVAPSVHQANRAESVASVVDSFLERGAFDAPFFASVGFFECHRVEEKAGRFGFHGDQYDTDDPEDIQPLPYLPDRPGIRHDLAEMRGMVDAIDDAVGTILDAIDDAGLADETVVVFTTEHGIAFPRAKGNCYDAGLEAALVMRVPGVADDGRRYDELLSNVDVLPTLLDLLDIDVPERVEGRSFLGLLTGGEYEPRERVFAEMTWHDMYNPVRAIRTERYKYVRSFWRLPKVYLPRDIFASESGREVRETYGVPTRRYEELYDLRETPQEDENVVSEPRYQDARAALSRQLHEWMVETDDPLLDGPVVPGNYEQLLQWPHESM; from the coding sequence ATGACCGCCTCGGCACCGAACGTGGTGTTGATCCACGCCCACGACCTCGGTCGGTATCTCGGGTGCTACGGTCGGGACATCGAGACGCCGGCGATCGAACGCCTCGCGGCCGGCGGAGCGCTCTTCGAGAACCACTTCGTCACCGCACCGCAGTGCTCGCCGAGTCGCGGCAGTTTCATGACCGGGCGCCACCCGCACGTCAACGGGCTGATGGGGCTGGCACACGGGAGTTGGGAGCTACACGACGACGAGCTAATTCTGCCGCACTATCTCAGCGACGCCGGGTACGAAACCCACCTGTTCGGGCTCCAGCACATCAGTCAGGACACCGACCGGCTCCGCTACGACCAGATCCACTCTGAGGGCAACCTCTATCCCGGCGTTGCGCCGTCAGTTCATCAAGCCAACCGGGCCGAGAGCGTCGCATCGGTCGTCGACTCGTTTCTGGAGCGTGGGGCGTTCGACGCGCCGTTTTTCGCGTCGGTGGGCTTCTTCGAGTGCCACCGCGTTGAGGAGAAAGCCGGCCGCTTTGGTTTTCACGGCGATCAGTACGACACCGACGACCCCGAGGACATCCAGCCGCTGCCGTACCTGCCCGACAGACCCGGTATCAGACACGACCTCGCCGAGATGCGGGGGATGGTTGACGCCATCGACGACGCCGTCGGGACGATTCTCGACGCCATCGACGACGCCGGCCTCGCCGACGAGACGGTCGTCGTCTTCACGACCGAGCACGGCATCGCGTTCCCCCGGGCGAAAGGGAACTGCTACGACGCCGGACTCGAAGCCGCGCTGGTGATGCGCGTGCCCGGCGTCGCCGACGACGGACGGCGCTACGACGAGCTCCTGAGCAACGTCGACGTGTTGCCGACGCTGCTTGATCTACTCGACATCGACGTTCCGGAGCGTGTCGAGGGACGGAGTTTTCTCGGGTTGCTGACTGGCGGGGAGTACGAGCCCCGCGAGCGCGTGTTCGCCGAGATGACGTGGCACGACATGTACAACCCGGTCCGGGCGATCCGCACGGAGCGATACAAGTACGTCCGGAGTTTCTGGCGCCTGCCGAAGGTGTATCTCCCGCGCGATATCTTCGCCAGCGAGTCCGGCCGGGAGGTCCGGGAGACCTACGGCGTCCCGACGAGGCGGTACGAAGAACTGTACGACCTGCGGGAGACGCCCCAAGAAGACGAGAACGTGGTTTCGGAGCCGCGGTATCAGGACGCCCGGGCGGCGCTGTCGCGGCAGTTACACGAGTGGATGGTCGAAACCGACGACCCGCTGCTCGACGGTCCCGTCGTTCCGGGCAACTACGAGCAACTGCTTCAGTGGCCCCACGAGTCGATGTGA
- a CDS encoding DUF5518 domain-containing protein, translated as MSPIGSPFDDLSDTWRFALLGGLASIPFTAYGYWQTGSEMSFAPVFFGAILAGFVAKRKTGTARGVGVRTGLVGGLPGLWVAADILSATSGLAGPSWFVASGFVLALGAALLVVLLSAGIAALVGKVGASVGGGLAGSTGPRRPPAASS; from the coding sequence GTGTCACCGATTGGTTCCCCCTTCGACGACTTGAGCGATACGTGGCGGTTCGCCCTCCTCGGCGGCCTCGCCTCGATCCCGTTCACGGCGTATGGATACTGGCAGACGGGGTCTGAGATGTCTTTCGCACCGGTCTTTTTCGGCGCTATTCTGGCCGGCTTCGTGGCGAAACGGAAAACAGGAACGGCACGCGGCGTCGGCGTCCGAACCGGCCTCGTCGGCGGACTGCCGGGGCTCTGGGTGGCCGCCGACATCCTGTCGGCCACGTCCGGACTGGCCGGGCCGTCGTGGTTCGTTGCGAGCGGGTTCGTGCTCGCGCTCGGAGCCGCACTGCTGGTCGTCTTGCTCTCGGCTGGCATCGCCGCGCTCGTCGGCAAAGTCGGCGCTAGTGTCGGTGGGGGGCTCGCCGGCTCTACCGGTCCTCGCCGTCCGCCCGCGGCTTCTAGCTGA